The window GCAGTGATGATTAATCCAAACACCCGGAAAGTCATTCATCAAGATTGCTACCTCCAGGTATATATCATTAAATTGATATCAttatagtaattttttctttcaagAATCGCGGACTAACCTGCCTTAGACATCTGAGTTCTGATGCAACTTTTTCATTCCCATTGTCCAGTGATTGTGATAACTGAAAGTTTGTATTGTCAGATGGGCGATACTGTTAATTCAACTTCTGGGTGATgaattcagtttcagtttcacTGTCCATTTGAAGTTATCTTGCCTGACAGATATAATATTTGAAGTAAAGCAAGTCTACAATATCGAACTTAGTCTAAATCTCCCATGTAAGGGAATGATTGTAAATACACAATGCATGTGGCTGTCAGAATTGGTTATAATCTGAAATGATTATTGTATTAGGAGCTTGTGTAATGCTGAATTTAGAGTGTGCAGATTTCTAAGTTTTTGCTGTGGTTTTCATTATAATTTCTAATCTTGTAATTTCTTGAAAGTCGAgcattaaaaagtattttaatggCATTACTGAAAAATGTAAGGCCCTTCTAACGTTCCTCTTTGCTATCGTGGTATCGTTCTTTCCCTTTCTCAGTCTACAGCAAAACAATCAAGATGATCACGAATCTCAAAGCCATCAATCTTCCTCTATTACTGCAAGGAGCAATGGAGCCGAGTCGCCGGCTTATTGGGCCTCCTCCGGATCAACGGATTGCTCTCGAAGAAGTTGGTGGGCCGCAGCTCGAAGCCGCCGGTCAACAGAGGCATCACCGGAAAGTCTTCTTGGCATGGCAGGTGATGAATCCCAACTGTGTACCACAGCACTATATCTCTGTTCTCAATCTCCCGATTTCTGCattattcatatttatttttaaaacgaAATTGAAATTTTTAGTTCATAAATTTTAATAGAgtgatttttacatttttttttattttttttaaagaatcagTAATATATACCTCTGACTCCAGGCCGCCAAGTTATCATCTCCTCTGCTCTCGTCCGCATAGAGACCCGCCGCCCACTTCTCCGCCTCGTCGTACGGCGTCACCCACACTTGCTTCTTTGTGTACCTCGCCCGCCGCTGCGGGTAGTCGTCGTCGTCCAGCAGCGACGTCGCCGCTCCGCCGAGGCTAATAATCCTGTACCCAACTTCATTCCCAATCCTCGTCTTCTTGTTCGGGTTCACCACCATCAGCTCCGTCGTCGAGCCGAGCTCCACCTGGCCATCGGACTCCGTCCTCGCCGTCTCCTTCTCCACCGTCCAGTAGCTCCTTCTCGGCCCGCCGGCCGCCCTCACAGGCTTCATGCGGGACTTCACGAACGAGTTGTTGGCACCGTCGACGTCGAGGTCGAGCCGGAAGGTGAAGAAGTGGTCGTGGTAGACTCCGAGGGTGTTTCTGGCGACGAGCGAGCCGTGTGCGTCGCCGGAGAGTTCGTCGGCGTGGGCGTAGTATGTGCCTTTTACTTCAAGGATTCCGCTCAGCGCCACCTGTTAATTAATTGCATCGAGTTAAAGTTGGAATTAGGATGGAAGAGTGCATTTGTTTTACCCCAATTTTGATGGAGCCGCTGGTTTTGAATTCCCAGTCAATCACGTAGTCGTAGTTGCCGACCACCGCCGCCCACCGCACCACCAAGCTCACCTCCGGCCTCACCTCTGTTATCTACATCGAATCGAAACATCAATTAATCCTCATTCGATTGTTTTCACTAACCAACTTCATCATCAATCAATTACCATTTCCCCGGGGAACCCAAACTCTGTGTGCCTCCACGCGACGTCGCCCGCGTAGCGCTCGAAGAGGCAAATCGCATTTGGGATCCTCACCGGCGACCCGTCTCCGCCGGAGACGTCCACGTCAATGAACTCGGCGTTGGCAGGGCAGTCGGTGAAGGGCTCGAGCGGAGCCGTGGAGAGGCCGAAGCCGAACTCGCCGGCGTCGAAGAAGGTCTTGAAGTACCACTCCGCCGACGGGTCCATGTACGGCACGAAGAGCTCGGAGACGTGGCCACGGTAGAGGACGAGCCGGAATGTACCCTCCTCGGAATCTTTGACGGACGCCAAAGAAATGACGGAGCCGGCGCGGGCGTCGAAGCTCAAGTGAAACTCCCAGTTCGCCCACCTTATCATGTGCCCGTCGACTTCGAACCCCCTTCCCTCCGGCTGCACCACCGTGGCCGGTTTTGTCTCCGGCCCGAACGGCGGTCTCTGTGCCGCCGCCCGGTAATCGGTCCCCTCTGCCTTCGGCACCGGCGGGTCGACCCTGTCCTCGTACTCCACGATCTCCATCGCGTCCAGGTCAACCACCGCCGTCACCCCCTCCACCGGCCGCGCGTAGAAGTTCGCCGTCCCCGCCGCCACGAAGCACTGGACCACGATCACCCTCcgccccgcccacctctccgcgcGTCCGAACCACCCCGCCGAGAAGGTCGTGCAGAGAACATCGGACAGAGGAATCCCCCGCCGCGCCACCGACGCGGCGAACGGCGGGTACTGGAACGGCAGGACGGAGGCCGCATCCTGCTCGTCGGGGGTGAAGGTGGGGAAACTGCCGCCGTGGCGGACCGTGTCGGAGAGGACGCGGCCGGCTCCGTTGCCGAGGTCGACGCGGAGCTCGTGGGTGGCGCGGCCGGCGCGGGCGATGACGAAGGCGCGACGCGGCGGGGCTGAGCGGGGCCACACGAGGACGGCTGGCTTGGGGGGCTCGTCGAGGCCGACGTAGTGGAAGGCGAGGGGAGCGGAGGAGTTCAGAGGGGAAGCGCGGATGAGGTTGATGGCGGAGGTGATTTCAGCGGCGGTGAGGGGATCGAGCGGGTGAACGGCGGCGGagacgagggtgagagcgaggaggaggaggaggagcagtgGAGTGGGAGCCATTGGGTGAAGGGATTGGGTTGGCAGACGGTGAGAGTTTATTAATGGAGAATTGAATGGGCTTCTTAAAGACAAGCGTCATGACTCAAGCAACGATCGACCTACTACTCAGACAGATCgcagaaatattttaaaagtttgaGGGGTATTTTTATAATTTCGAAAATTTAGTCATTTCTTTACATAAATTACTCCACCCTTTTCCGGCGTCAGTTGTGGCATCGCTTTCTCTCGCCCGCCTTCCTCTTCAACACCGCCCTCCTCCTTTGATCCGGTATTGCGTTCCTATGGCGAGGACGGAATCGCCGGCCACCTCCTCTTCCCCGTCCCACTCCTCCGACGAGGACGAGGAGGAACGCCGGAACCTCGTCCCACAGAACGACGCCAAGCCCCTCCCTCTGCGCCGATCTCCCCCCTCCTCCAGTTTTGAGATCGCCCCCGCCGTGCCTCCCCGCGTCGGCTTCCGGTTGTGGTCCAGCAGGCCCTACCTCCTCGCCTTCTCCCTACCCCTCATTCTCgttctccttttcttctccctTGGCCTTGGTCGCCTCTTCCAAGGCGTCTCTTTCGTACCGGtcgcctcctcctcatcatctGGTGGCGATCTCATGCGGGAGAGCGAGCTCCGCGCCCTCTACCTCCTCAAGAACC is drawn from Zingiber officinale cultivar Zhangliang chromosome 1B, Zo_v1.1, whole genome shotgun sequence and contains these coding sequences:
- the LOC122046110 gene encoding primary amine oxidase-like, giving the protein MAPTPLLLLLLLALTLVSAAVHPLDPLTAAEITSAINLIRASPLNSSAPLAFHYVGLDEPPKPAVLVWPRSAPPRRAFVIARAGRATHELRVDLGNGAGRVLSDTVRHGGSFPTFTPDEQDAASVLPFQYPPFAASVARRGIPLSDVLCTTFSAGWFGRAERWAGRRVIVVQCFVAAGTANFYARPVEGVTAVVDLDAMEIVEYEDRVDPPVPKAEGTDYRAAAQRPPFGPETKPATVVQPEGRGFEVDGHMIRWANWEFHLSFDARAGSVISLASVKDSEEGTFRLVLYRGHVSELFVPYMDPSAEWYFKTFFDAGEFGFGLSTAPLEPFTDCPANAEFIDVDVSGGDGSPVRIPNAICLFERYAGDVAWRHTEFGFPGEMITEVRPEVSLVVRWAAVVGNYDYVIDWEFKTSGSIKIGVALSGILEVKGTYYAHADELSGDAHGSLVARNTLGVYHDHFFTFRLDLDVDGANNSFVKSRMKPVRAAGGPRRSYWTVEKETARTESDGQVELGSTTELMVVNPNKKTRIGNEVGYRIISLGGAATSLLDDDDYPQRRARYTKKQVWVTPYDEAEKWAAGLYADESRGDDNLAAWSQRNREIENRDIVLWYTVGIHHLPCQEDFPVMPLLTGGFELRPTNFFESNPLIRRRPNKPATRLHCSLQ